A genomic region of Campylobacter corcagiensis contains the following coding sequences:
- the trxB gene encoding thioredoxin-disulfide reductase has protein sequence MIDLAIIGGGPAGLSAGLYATRGGLKNVVMFEMGMPGGQITGSSEMENYPGVSTVMDGMSFMAPWQEQCFRFGLKHEMKNVARVSKNSDESFSIFLDDGGEIRAKAVIVCTGSEPRRAGFKGENEFFGRGVSTCATCDGFFYKNKEVAVLGGGDTALEEAIYLANIVSKVYLIHRRDGFRAAPITVEKAKKNEKIEFITNAVVDEVYGDQSGVTGVKVKFKNGDIRDLKVPGIFTFVGLNVRNSVIKDENGNFICETTQSGQIKVDLKMQTSLKGLYAAGDIRQDAPKQVVSAAGDGAVAALSAMSYIESLK, from the coding sequence ATGATAGATTTAGCAATAATAGGTGGTGGACCAGCAGGGCTAAGTGCAGGACTTTATGCTACAAGAGGTGGTTTAAAAAATGTAGTTATGTTTGAAATGGGAATGCCGGGTGGACAAATTACAGGAAGCTCGGAGATGGAAAACTACCCTGGAGTTTCAACTGTAATGGACGGGATGTCTTTTATGGCACCATGGCAAGAGCAGTGTTTTAGATTTGGATTAAAACATGAGATGAAAAATGTTGCAAGAGTATCTAAAAATAGCGATGAGAGCTTCAGTATTTTTCTTGATGATGGAGGCGAGATAAGGGCAAAAGCTGTTATTGTTTGTACTGGATCAGAGCCAAGAAGAGCAGGTTTTAAGGGTGAAAATGAATTTTTTGGTCGTGGAGTTAGTACTTGTGCAACTTGCGATGGATTTTTTTATAAAAACAAAGAAGTAGCCGTTTTGGGTGGTGGTGATACTGCTTTGGAAGAGGCGATTTATCTTGCAAATATAGTTTCAAAAGTTTATCTAATTCACAGGAGAGATGGTTTTAGAGCTGCGCCTATTACGGTAGAAAAAGCAAAGAAAAATGAAAAAATAGAATTTATAACAAATGCTGTTGTTGATGAAGTTTATGGTGATCAAAGCGGCGTTACAGGCGTTAAAGTTAAATTTAAAAATGGCGATATAAGAGATCTAAAAGTTCCTGGAATTTTTACCTTTGTGGGTTTAAATGTTAGAAATAGTGTCATAAAAGATGAAAATGGAAATTTTATTTGCGAAACAACCCAAAGTGGACAGATAAAAGTAGATCTTAAGATGCAAACAAGCCTAAAAGGGCTCTACGCAGCTGGCGATATCAGACAAGACGCTCCAAAGCAAGTAGTTTCAGCAGCAGGAGATGGTGCAGTTGCTGCTCTATCGGCGATGAGCTATATTGAGAGTTTAAAATAA
- the dapB gene encoding 4-hydroxy-tetrahydrodipicolinate reductase, translating to MVNVGINGCNGRMGRMIQECLKDSDNAKFYAGFDREAGSLEELFGSDVIIDFSLNLGTKSLLNFAKNHPKPLVIGTTGLDNETKTLLNVCSKNMPILYATNMSLGVAVLNRLAYLASKALKDYDAEIVEMHHKHKKDAPSGTALTLAKEIANARNLDLDKVRVSGRDGDVGERSKDEIAVMSLRGGDIVGRHTAGFYTDGEFIELNHTATSRATFANGAIKAALWLVNQKPGLYSINDCLGF from the coding sequence ATGGTAAATGTTGGTATTAATGGCTGTAATGGCAGAATGGGAAGGATGATACAAGAGTGCTTAAAAGATAGTGATAATGCAAAATTTTATGCAGGTTTTGATAGAGAAGCAGGAAGTTTAGAAGAGCTTTTTGGTAGTGATGTAATAATAGACTTTAGTTTAAATTTAGGGACAAAATCACTTTTAAATTTCGCTAAAAATCATCCAAAACCTTTAGTTATCGGTACAACAGGACTTGATAATGAAACTAAAACTTTGCTAAATGTATGCTCAAAAAATATGCCAATTTTATATGCTACAAATATGAGTCTAGGTGTAGCAGTTTTAAACCGTTTAGCGTATTTGGCTAGCAAAGCTTTAAAAGATTATGATGCTGAGATAGTAGAGATGCATCATAAGCATAAAAAAGATGCTCCAAGTGGCACGGCTTTAACTTTAGCTAAAGAGATTGCAAATGCTAGAAATTTAGATCTTGATAAGGTAAGAGTTAGTGGTAGAGATGGAGATGTTGGTGAAAGAAGCAAAGATGAGATAGCGGTTATGTCCTTAAGGGGTGGTGATATAGTTGGACGCCATACGGCAGGATTTTATACAGATGGTGAGTTTATAGAGCTAAATCACACAGCAACATCAAGAGCAACGTTTGCAAATGGAGCGATAAAAGCGGCATTGTGGCTAGTTAATCAAAAACCAGGATTATACTCCATAAATGATTGTTTAGGATTTTAA